A DNA window from Micromonospora sp. NBC_01739 contains the following coding sequences:
- the mscL gene encoding large conductance mechanosensitive channel protein MscL, producing the protein MLKGFKDFIMRGNVVDLAVGVVIGAAFTGVVTQLTKSFLDPLIRVFVVLVTGSDKGLEGTAPTIQGIPFDWVAFVNALITFLLTAAALYFLVVFPMNKLAERRKRGEEPPPAAPSEEVKLLTEIRDALVASGRTTPAQQRSALDDALGSREEPPTGR; encoded by the coding sequence ATGCTCAAGGGTTTCAAAGACTTCATCATGCGCGGCAACGTCGTCGACCTGGCGGTCGGTGTCGTCATCGGTGCCGCGTTCACGGGTGTGGTCACCCAGCTCACCAAGTCGTTCCTGGATCCGCTGATCCGGGTCTTCGTGGTCCTGGTCACCGGCAGCGACAAGGGGCTGGAGGGCACCGCACCGACGATCCAGGGCATCCCGTTCGACTGGGTCGCCTTCGTCAACGCCCTGATCACCTTCCTGCTCACCGCGGCGGCGCTGTACTTCCTGGTCGTCTTCCCGATGAACAAGCTCGCCGAGCGCCGCAAGCGGGGCGAGGAGCCGCCGCCCGCCGCGCCGAGCGAGGAGGTCAAGCTGCTCACCGAGATCCGCGACGCCCTGGTGGCCTCCGGTCGGACCACCCCGGCCCAGCAGCGCAGCGCCCTGGACGACGCACTCGGCTCGCGGGAGGAACCGCCCACCGGGCGCTGA
- a CDS encoding benzoate/H(+) symporter BenE family transporter encodes MADRMQPVLAGAVAALVGFASSFTVVLAGLRAVGATESQAASGLLVLCLMSGLCAAWLGLRHRLPMSVAWSTPGAALLVATGPMPGGWPVAVGAFLVSGLLIVAAGLFPVLGRAVAAIPKPIAGAMLAGVLLPLCTAPVRALVEVPVLAAPVLVCWLVLHRFARPWAVPGALVVAAGAIALTTSGGGGGGLRPVIEVTAPQWSLTAMVGLALPLFLVTMAAQNVPGTAVLVGYGYRPPLSSALRATGLASLVAAPAGGHAVNLAAITAALAAGPEAHPDPNRRWIASVTNGVGLALLGLGAGAVTTLVGWAPPVLIEAVAGLALLGALATSLTSALADPDAREAAVVTLVVTASGVSLAGIGGAFWGLIAGCLMLLIFRRRRTTPPTATPAPPAPATPTPAAPSSAVPTGPAPTLRQESVDRVIGR; translated from the coding sequence ATGGCGGATCGGATGCAACCGGTGCTGGCCGGCGCGGTGGCCGCGCTGGTCGGGTTCGCCAGTTCGTTCACCGTGGTCCTGGCCGGCCTGCGGGCGGTCGGGGCCACCGAGAGTCAGGCCGCCTCCGGGCTGCTCGTACTCTGCCTGATGTCCGGCCTCTGCGCCGCCTGGCTGGGCCTGCGGCACCGGCTGCCGATGAGCGTGGCCTGGTCCACACCCGGCGCGGCGCTGCTGGTAGCCACCGGCCCGATGCCCGGCGGTTGGCCGGTCGCGGTCGGTGCCTTCCTCGTCTCCGGGCTGCTGATCGTGGCCGCCGGCCTCTTCCCGGTGCTGGGCCGGGCCGTCGCGGCGATCCCCAAGCCGATCGCCGGGGCGATGCTCGCCGGGGTGCTGCTGCCACTGTGCACCGCGCCGGTACGGGCCCTCGTCGAGGTGCCCGTGTTGGCCGCCCCGGTGCTGGTGTGCTGGTTGGTGCTGCACCGCTTCGCCCGCCCCTGGGCGGTGCCCGGTGCCCTGGTGGTGGCGGCCGGCGCGATCGCCCTGACCACCTCGGGCGGGGGTGGCGGTGGACTACGTCCGGTGATCGAGGTCACCGCGCCGCAGTGGAGCCTGACCGCGATGGTCGGATTGGCGCTGCCGCTGTTCCTGGTCACCATGGCCGCGCAGAACGTGCCCGGCACGGCCGTCCTGGTCGGCTACGGCTATCGGCCGCCCCTCAGTTCGGCGCTGCGGGCCACCGGGCTGGCCAGTCTGGTCGCCGCCCCGGCCGGTGGACATGCGGTGAACCTGGCCGCGATCACCGCCGCCCTGGCCGCCGGACCGGAGGCCCACCCCGACCCGAATCGTCGCTGGATCGCCTCGGTGACCAACGGTGTCGGCCTGGCCCTGCTCGGGCTGGGTGCCGGAGCGGTCACCACCCTGGTCGGCTGGGCGCCACCGGTGTTGATCGAGGCGGTCGCCGGGCTGGCCCTGCTCGGTGCCCTGGCCACCTCACTGACCTCGGCGCTGGCCGACCCCGACGCGCGGGAAGCGGCGGTCGTCACCCTGGTGGTCACCGCCTCCGGCGTCTCCCTGGCCGGCATCGGCGGCGCCTTCTGGGGCTTGATCGCCGGCTGCCTGATGCTGCTGATCTTCCGCCGTCGCCGCACCACGCCACCCACTGCCACGCCAGCGCCTCCCGCACCAGCGACCCCCACGCCAGCGGCGCCTTCGTCCGCCGTGCCCACCGGCCCTGCGCCGACCCTGCGCCAGGAGAGCGTCGACCGCGTGATCGGTCGCTAG
- a CDS encoding LuxR C-terminal-related transcriptional regulator: MLPVSMVGRAGELAELGRAWSTVVDGNRRSPAVAVVTGGAGVGKSLLVAAALDGFTPRPEVVLSGAARLHSPAPYDWLAAVLSGRDTSRLDLPVDALAWLAQQPTAPPERYAPGTLLRLAVRTVRALVGAGPAVLVVEDLHALDPASLNLIGELATADGLPALLMVATRPATHAVAPALTGRTLARLCGVRGVVRQHLGPLRPAEVAEVLDQVYAGSAADPRLVHRVWQHTGGNPYALTELLAAHAGADPATLLAAGVSDVAVVPAARIADGLDSPVAATVELTGREVEVLDCLVAGMSNKQVARALGISVRTVTVHVSNLLRKTGAASRTEAALWAVRQRLAVAAPTATRDG; encoded by the coding sequence GTGAGCTCGCTGAGCTGGGCCGAGCGTGGTCCACCGTGGTGGACGGCAACCGTCGGTCCCCGGCTGTCGCGGTCGTCACCGGCGGCGCGGGAGTGGGCAAGAGCCTGCTGGTAGCCGCCGCCCTGGACGGGTTCACCCCCCGGCCCGAGGTGGTGCTCAGCGGAGCCGCCCGGCTGCACAGTCCCGCCCCGTACGACTGGTTGGCCGCCGTACTGAGCGGGCGCGACACCAGCCGACTTGATCTTCCGGTCGACGCGCTGGCCTGGCTGGCCCAGCAGCCCACCGCCCCGCCGGAGCGCTACGCCCCCGGCACCCTACTCCGGCTGGCCGTACGGACCGTCCGGGCCCTGGTCGGCGCCGGTCCGGCGGTACTCGTCGTGGAGGATCTGCACGCCCTGGACCCGGCCAGCCTCAACCTGATCGGTGAGTTGGCCACCGCCGACGGGCTGCCGGCCCTGCTGATGGTGGCGACCAGGCCCGCGACCCACGCGGTCGCACCCGCCCTCACCGGCCGCACCCTGGCCCGCCTCTGCGGGGTACGCGGCGTCGTGCGCCAGCATCTGGGCCCGTTGCGCCCCGCCGAGGTCGCCGAGGTGCTGGACCAGGTGTACGCCGGGTCGGCCGCCGACCCCCGGCTGGTGCACCGGGTCTGGCAGCACACCGGCGGCAACCCGTACGCCCTGACCGAACTGCTGGCCGCGCACGCCGGAGCGGATCCCGCCACCCTGCTCGCTGCTGGGGTGTCGGACGTTGCTGTTGTGCCCGCTGCGCGGATCGCTGACGGTCTGGATTCTCCGGTAGCTGCCACGGTCGAGTTGACCGGTCGGGAGGTCGAGGTGCTCGACTGCCTGGTGGCCGGGATGTCCAACAAGCAGGTGGCCCGCGCCCTCGGCATCTCGGTACGCACGGTCACGGTGCACGTGTCGAACCTGCTGCGCAAGACCGGTGCGGCCTCGCGTACCGAGGCGGCGCTCTGGGCGGTACGCCAACGACTCGCCGTCGCCGCCCCGACCGCCACCCGCGATGGCTGA
- a CDS encoding XRE family transcriptional regulator: protein MPYSAASDPLPVADSGQPGAAEADPAAIGRRVRALREARGISLSALARQAGVGKATLSGLENGLRNPTLETLYAITAHLGVPLAAVLSEATSEPTVRGAAVSATLLEVFEDSEVTYELYRMRVAPGPGQLSPAHQAGVTEHVTIFTGALRAGPVDAPLTASAGGHLRWTSDVPHMYAAVGDEEVTASLLLRYPRQ, encoded by the coding sequence GTGCCGTACTCAGCAGCATCAGACCCCCTACCGGTCGCCGACTCCGGTCAGCCCGGGGCGGCAGAGGCGGATCCCGCGGCGATCGGCCGCCGGGTCCGTGCCCTGCGCGAGGCCCGGGGGATCTCGCTGTCCGCGCTGGCCCGGCAGGCCGGGGTGGGGAAGGCGACCCTCTCCGGACTGGAGAACGGCCTCCGCAACCCCACCCTGGAGACGTTGTACGCGATCACCGCTCACCTCGGCGTACCGCTGGCCGCCGTGCTCTCCGAGGCGACCAGCGAACCGACCGTACGGGGGGCGGCCGTCAGCGCCACCCTGCTGGAGGTGTTCGAGGACTCCGAGGTCACCTACGAGCTGTACCGGATGCGGGTGGCCCCCGGGCCGGGTCAGCTCTCACCGGCCCACCAGGCCGGGGTGACCGAACATGTCACGATCTTCACCGGAGCGCTGCGCGCCGGTCCGGTCGACGCCCCGCTGACCGCCTCCGCCGGTGGCCACCTGCGCTGGACCTCCGACGTGCCGCACATGTACGCCGCCGTCGGCGACGAGGAGGTCACCGCCAGCCTCCTCCTGCGCTACCCCCGGCAGTAG